The nucleotide sequence ACAGCAATTAATATTGCTAAACGTAATATTGAAGCTTTTCATAAAGCTCAAAAAACTGAGCCTATTCTAGTGGAAACCTCTCCAGGAGTTAAATGCTGGCAACAAAAAAAAGCAATTGAAAAAGTAGGTTTATACATTCCAGGAGGTACAGCTCCATTGTTTTCAACTGTTTTAATGCTAGTTGTACCTGCTCAAATTGCAGGCTGTAAAGAGATCGTGTTATGTTCACCTCCAGATAGAGAAGGAAAAATTGCTAACGAAATTTTATATACAGCGAAACTCTGTGGAGTTACTACGATTATAAAAGTAGGAGGTATACAGGCTATAGCTGGTTTAACTTTTGGTACAGAAACGATTCCTCAAGTATATAAAATATTTGGACCTGGAAATCAATTTGTAACTGTCGCAAAACAATTAGCTACAAAATATGGTATAGCAATTGATATGCCAGCAGGACCCAGTGAATTATTAGTTGTTGCAGATGAATCTGCTAATCCAGCTTATGTCGCTTCAGATTTATTAAGTCAAGCAGAACACGGTGTAGATAGCCAAGTGATTTTAGTGTCTACATCTAAAGAATTAATTAGTTCTGTCTCTAAAGAAGTTGAATTACAAATTAAAAAGCTTCCACGTCAAGCAATAGCAGAAAAGGCTATAGCAAACTCTAAATTAATTTATGTGAAGTCGGATGAGTTAGCACTAGATCTGATTAATGAATATGCACCAGAACATTTTATTATTTGTGTTAATGAAGAAGATTTTTATATAAACGGAATTAATAACGCCGGATCCGTATTTGTAGGAAATTACACCCCTGAAAGTGCAGGAGATTATGCTTCTGGAACAAACCATACATTACCAACAAATGGATTTTCTAAAGCTTATTCAGGAGTTAATTTAGATAGTTTTATGAAGAGTATTACATTTCAAAAAATCACTAAAGAAGGTATACAAAATATAGGTAACACCATCGAGTTAATGGCTGAAGCAGAAGGTTTGCAAGCACATAAAAACGCGGTGACTTTAAGATTAAACGATTTAAAAAATAAAAATGCCAACTAATCAATTTAATATAGATAAGGTTATACGACCAGCTATTGAGTCGTTAAAACCTTATGCTTCAGCTAGAGATGAATTTAAAGATTTTGATCAAGAAATGGTATTTTTAGATGCGAATGAAAACCCATTTGAAAATGGTGTAAATCGTTACCCAGACCCTTATCAATCTAATGTAAAAACATTGCTGTCTAATCAAAAAGGTATTCCACCTAATCAAATTCTTTTAGGAAACGGAAGTGATGAAGTTTTAGATTTAATTTTTAGAGCATTTTGTGAACCTAATCAAGATAATGTCATCACATTACCTCCAACTTACGGAATGTATGAAGTGCTAGCAAATTTAAATGCTGTAGAACTTCAGAAAATAAATTTATCAGAAGATTTTCAACCCAGAATTCCTGAAATAATTGCAGCTGCTAATCAAAATAGTAAAGTATTGTTTTTGTGTTCTCCTAATAACCCTACAGCTAATAGCTTTAATAAAAATAATATTGAAAAACTTCTTAATGAATTTAATGGGCTTGTAGTGATTGACGAAGCATATATTGATTTTTCAGAAGGAGAAAGTTGGTTGAGTAGACTGGATGATTTCCCGAACTTAATTGTAACTCAAACACTTTCTAAAGCTTACGGAATGGCAGGGATTCGTTTAGGAATCTGTTACGCTTCTATGGAAATAATTTCAATTTTAAACAAAATAAAACCGCCATATAATATTAATGAACTATCTCAACAAATGGCTGTAAAACAATTATCTAACCTAAACCTAGTTAAACAACAAGTTAAAGATATTTTAATAGAGAGAACAAAACTTAGTAATACACTTAAATCTGTTAATTTTGTTGAGAAAATATATTCATCCGATGCTAATTTTTTATTAGTAAAAGTTGATGATGCAAACATGAGATATAAACAATTAGTTGATTTGGGTATTGTAGTAAGAAATAGAACTACGCAATATGGTTGTGAAAATTGTTTGCGATTTACAGTAGGAACTACTGAAGAAAATGAAAAACTAATTAATACACTAAAAGGACTATAAATGAAACGTGTACTGTTTATAGATAGAGATGGAACTATCATTAAAGAAACAATAGATGAACAGATTGACTCATTTGAGAAATTAACATTCTATCCAAAAGTATTTCAATATTTAAGTAAAATTGCTAAAGAGTTAGATTATGAGATTGTGATGATTACCAACCAAGATGGATTAGGAACAGAAGTGTTTCCAGAAGAGACCTTTTGGCCAGTACATAATTTTATTTTAGATACTTTTAAAGCTGAAGGTGTTGAGTTTAAAAAGCAATTTATTGATAGAACTTTTGCAAAAGATAATGCACCAACTAGAAAGCCAAATACAGGCCTATTAACACAGTATTTTAGTGAAGATTACGATTTAGCAAATTCGTTTGTTATTGGAGATAGATTAACAGATATAGAATTGGCTAAAAACCTTAATTCTAAAGGAATTTTTATTAATGATAACACTAATTTAGGAACAAATGAAATTACTGTAAAACGTAACGAACTTGATAATTATATCGCTTTAGAAAGTAACGATTGGAAAGCAATATATTCATTTTTAAAAGCAGAACAACGTACAGGAAAGCTAACTAGAAATACTAATGAAACTAAAATTGATATTGAACTTAACTTAGATGGCACTGGAAAAAGTGATATAGCTACTGGAATTGAGTTTTTTGATCATATGCTTGACCAATTAGCACGTCACGGTCAACTTGATTTAAAGCTTTATGTCGACGGTGATCTAGAAGTTGATGAACATCATACTATAGAAGATACTGCTATTGCCTTAGGTGAAATTTTTAATGAAGTTTTAGGAAGTAAATTAGGTATTGAGCGTTATGGGTTTTGCTTACCAATGGATGACTGTTTAGCTCAAATAGCGATAGATTTTGGAGGGCGTAACTGGTTGGTTTGGGAAACCGAATTTAAACGTGAAATGATTGGAAAAATGCCTACAGAAATGTTTATGCATTTCTTTAAATCGTTTACA is from Flavobacteriaceae bacterium and encodes:
- the hisD gene encoding histidinol dehydrogenase; its protein translation is MNIINNPNRTIWPEILKRPTQTVDDIETTVMEVFKDVKTSGNTAISDYTKKFDSVSLTTNVVSEEEIITAENYVSADIKTAINIAKRNIEAFHKAQKTEPILVETSPGVKCWQQKKAIEKVGLYIPGGTAPLFSTVLMLVVPAQIAGCKEIVLCSPPDREGKIANEILYTAKLCGVTTIIKVGGIQAIAGLTFGTETIPQVYKIFGPGNQFVTVAKQLATKYGIAIDMPAGPSELLVVADESANPAYVASDLLSQAEHGVDSQVILVSTSKELISSVSKEVELQIKKLPRQAIAEKAIANSKLIYVKSDELALDLINEYAPEHFIICVNEEDFYINGINNAGSVFVGNYTPESAGDYASGTNHTLPTNGFSKAYSGVNLDSFMKSITFQKITKEGIQNIGNTIELMAEAEGLQAHKNAVTLRLNDLKNKNAN
- the hisC gene encoding histidinol-phosphate transaminase; this translates as MPTNQFNIDKVIRPAIESLKPYASARDEFKDFDQEMVFLDANENPFENGVNRYPDPYQSNVKTLLSNQKGIPPNQILLGNGSDEVLDLIFRAFCEPNQDNVITLPPTYGMYEVLANLNAVELQKINLSEDFQPRIPEIIAAANQNSKVLFLCSPNNPTANSFNKNNIEKLLNEFNGLVVIDEAYIDFSEGESWLSRLDDFPNLIVTQTLSKAYGMAGIRLGICYASMEIISILNKIKPPYNINELSQQMAVKQLSNLNLVKQQVKDILIERTKLSNTLKSVNFVEKIYSSDANFLLVKVDDANMRYKQLVDLGIVVRNRTTQYGCENCLRFTVGTTEENEKLINTLKGL
- the hisB gene encoding bifunctional histidinol-phosphatase/imidazoleglycerol-phosphate dehydratase HisB, producing MKRVLFIDRDGTIIKETIDEQIDSFEKLTFYPKVFQYLSKIAKELDYEIVMITNQDGLGTEVFPEETFWPVHNFILDTFKAEGVEFKKQFIDRTFAKDNAPTRKPNTGLLTQYFSEDYDLANSFVIGDRLTDIELAKNLNSKGIFINDNTNLGTNEITVKRNELDNYIALESNDWKAIYSFLKAEQRTGKLTRNTNETKIDIELNLDGTGKSDIATGIEFFDHMLDQLARHGQLDLKLYVDGDLEVDEHHTIEDTAIALGEIFNEVLGSKLGIERYGFCLPMDDCLAQIAIDFGGRNWLVWETEFKREMIGKMPTEMFMHFFKSFTDGAKCNLNIKAEGVNEHHKIEAIFKAFAKAIKMAVKRDVEKMILPSTKGVL